From Streptomyces griseorubiginosus, one genomic window encodes:
- a CDS encoding DUF5133 domain-containing protein, producing the protein MLIPDPAFLRRLVEEYEALRAAEARTVSEPSPRARDLAYTLCVSTGTRDVRLALETAHRLLGAVPERARLAD; encoded by the coding sequence ATGCTGATACCCGACCCCGCGTTCCTGCGGCGGCTCGTCGAGGAGTACGAGGCACTGCGGGCCGCGGAGGCCCGCACGGTGTCCGAGCCGAGCCCGCGGGCGCGGGACCTCGCCTACACGCTCTGTGTGTCGACCGGCACCCGGGACGTGCGGCTGGCCCTGGAGACCGCCCACCGTCTCCTCGGGGCCGTCCCCGAACGCGCCCGACTGGCCGACTGA
- a CDS encoding DUF1206 domain-containing protein produces MNTSTMAQSGRLGARRAARGSAVEWAARVGFTARGVIYLLVGVLALQIAFGDGKRQADRGGALAAVADKPFGSVVLWALGIGLVGMALWRLSEVVFGSVGPDGRKVTKRLMSAGRFLFYAFVAYSVLSFAVGSGSGGSGSSDKQSKDITARALEWPGGQWLVGAAGVGVAVAGVWIAGRALLRSFHDKLKLSEMGPRVRKLVDVTGVGGGVARGVVFAAAGAFAVRAAVDYEPKKAKGLDDTLRSFADTPLGPWLLVLIAVGLVLFGVFSFAMARWRKV; encoded by the coding sequence ATGAACACGAGCACCATGGCACAGTCCGGCCGCCTCGGGGCCAGGCGTGCGGCGCGCGGCTCCGCGGTGGAGTGGGCCGCCCGGGTGGGCTTCACCGCCCGTGGCGTGATCTACCTGCTGGTCGGTGTGCTGGCGCTCCAGATCGCCTTCGGCGACGGCAAGCGCCAGGCGGACCGCGGCGGCGCCCTCGCCGCCGTCGCCGACAAGCCCTTCGGCTCGGTGGTCCTGTGGGCGCTGGGCATCGGGCTGGTCGGCATGGCCCTGTGGCGGCTGTCGGAGGTCGTCTTCGGCTCGGTCGGCCCCGACGGCCGCAAGGTCACCAAACGGCTGATGTCGGCGGGCCGCTTCCTCTTCTACGCCTTCGTCGCGTACTCCGTGCTCTCCTTCGCCGTGGGCTCCGGCTCCGGCGGCAGCGGATCGAGCGACAAGCAGTCCAAGGACATCACCGCCCGGGCCCTGGAGTGGCCCGGCGGCCAGTGGCTCGTGGGCGCCGCGGGCGTCGGCGTCGCGGTGGCCGGTGTGTGGATCGCCGGACGGGCGCTGTTGCGGTCCTTCCACGACAAGCTCAAGCTTTCCGAGATGGGCCCGCGCGTCCGCAAGCTGGTGGACGTGACGGGTGTGGGCGGCGGAGTGGCGCGTGGCGTGGTGTTCGCCGCGGCGGGCGCGTTCGCCGTCCGGGCCGCGGTCGACTACGAGCCGAAGAAGGCCAAGGGCCTCGACGACACGCTCCGCTCGTTCGCCGACACCCCGCTGGGGCCCTGGCTGCTCGTGCTGATCGCCGTCGGGCTGGTGCTGTTCGGGGTGTTCTCGTTCGCGATGGCACGCTGGCGGAAGGTCTGA